One Flagellimonas sp. CMM7 genomic region harbors:
- a CDS encoding Rrf2 family transcriptional regulator has protein sequence MLSKKTKYGLKALTYLASVDSKEPVQIAEIAKHENISQKFLESILLTLRRNGFLGSKKGKGGGYYLIKEPKDILMTSVMRVLEGPIAMVPCVSLNFYEKCDDCPDENKCSVNKLMLQVRDSALEVYRNNTLADLIS, from the coding sequence ATGCTCTCCAAGAAGACAAAATATGGCTTAAAAGCCCTTACATATCTAGCCTCAGTTGATAGTAAGGAGCCTGTGCAAATTGCTGAAATAGCCAAACATGAGAACATTTCCCAAAAGTTTTTAGAGAGTATTTTGTTGACGCTAAGGCGAAATGGATTTCTAGGTTCCAAAAAAGGAAAGGGTGGGGGATATTATCTTATTAAAGAACCTAAAGATATTTTAATGACTTCCGTGATGAGGGTTTTGGAGGGACCAATTGCGATGGTACCTTGTGTAAGTCTTAATTTCTACGAAAAATGTGATGATTGCCCCGATGAAAACAAATGTTCAGTCAATAAACTAATGCTCCAAGTCAGGGACAGCGCGCTCGAAGTATACCGAAACAACACCTTGGCAGATTTGATTTCCTAG
- a CDS encoding HEPN domain-containing protein: MQSFRTEIENPVVAKDIIELENKIRQFKGGKIDEEKFRSLRLARGVYGQRQEGVQMIRIKLPYGKVTSNQLLRICDVSDEYSRGRLHITTRQDIQIHYVDLDRTPELWAQLEKDDVTLREACGNTVRNVTASETAGIDVNEPFDVSPYAHGVFQYFLRNPIGQEMGRKFKVSFSASDSDTGLSYMHDLGFIAKIQNGERGFKVMLAGGLGSQPRHADELYDFLPTDKIIPLMEGVIRVFDRYGERKSRAKARMKFLLKDIGLDGFKALLEEEQLAIPHQTYPIDFENYPKPQVAIAEVPLVEIEDTDAFDQWKSTNVVPQKQEGFVAIGIKVLLGDFYTDKARKLAKLVKYYAAGELRLSLRQNILIPYVKEELVPFFYAELEKLGFVEAGYNKALDITACPGTDTCNLGIASSTGIAEELERVIKAEYPQYISNPDVVIKISGCMNACGQHNMANIGFQGMSIRTKDKLVAPALQVLLGGGNFGDGKGRFADKVVKIPSKRGPQALRLILDDFNANGNGTSFADYYAEKGEHYFYDFLKPLSNIENLTQDDFIDWGNAEKYKKEIGIGECAGVIVDLVATLFFESEEKIQNAADALAQEKWAASIYYSYQSIVNSAKALLTSEKVKTNNHASIIKDFDRLYVETGKIDLAVSFEDLALQLNKNRPSQAFAESFLEDAKAVLEQLEAYRKLELAHV; this comes from the coding sequence ATGCAAAGCTTTAGAACAGAAATCGAAAATCCAGTAGTAGCGAAAGATATTATTGAATTGGAGAATAAGATTCGTCAGTTTAAAGGAGGTAAAATAGATGAGGAGAAATTTCGAAGCCTTCGTTTGGCCAGAGGAGTTTACGGACAGCGCCAAGAAGGGGTTCAGATGATACGTATTAAGTTGCCCTATGGTAAAGTAACATCCAACCAATTACTTCGTATTTGTGATGTTTCTGATGAATATTCTAGAGGAAGACTCCATATTACTACGCGCCAAGACATTCAGATTCACTATGTGGATTTGGATCGGACTCCAGAACTCTGGGCGCAATTGGAAAAAGACGATGTTACCCTGCGTGAAGCTTGCGGAAATACAGTGCGTAATGTAACCGCCAGTGAAACGGCCGGTATAGATGTAAACGAACCTTTTGATGTTTCTCCCTATGCACATGGCGTTTTTCAATATTTCCTTAGAAACCCTATTGGGCAGGAAATGGGAAGAAAGTTTAAAGTTTCCTTTTCAGCAAGTGATTCAGACACTGGACTTTCCTATATGCATGATTTAGGATTTATTGCCAAAATCCAAAATGGAGAAAGAGGCTTTAAAGTAATGTTGGCAGGAGGTTTGGGGTCTCAACCCAGACATGCGGATGAATTGTATGATTTTCTGCCAACAGATAAAATAATTCCTTTGATGGAAGGCGTAATCCGCGTTTTTGATAGATATGGAGAACGAAAAAGTAGGGCAAAAGCTCGTATGAAGTTCTTGTTGAAAGACATTGGTTTGGATGGATTCAAAGCTTTGTTGGAAGAAGAACAATTGGCAATTCCGCACCAAACATACCCGATTGATTTTGAAAATTATCCAAAACCGCAAGTGGCAATTGCTGAGGTTCCTTTAGTAGAAATTGAAGACACTGATGCATTTGACCAATGGAAATCTACTAATGTGGTGCCTCAAAAACAAGAAGGTTTTGTTGCAATAGGTATTAAAGTTTTGTTGGGTGATTTCTACACTGACAAGGCCAGGAAATTAGCGAAACTGGTAAAATACTATGCAGCAGGAGAGTTGAGATTATCACTTAGACAAAATATTCTAATTCCATACGTAAAAGAAGAATTAGTCCCTTTTTTCTATGCAGAATTGGAAAAATTGGGGTTTGTAGAAGCAGGATACAATAAAGCATTGGATATCACAGCTTGCCCAGGAACCGATACCTGCAATTTAGGTATTGCCAGTAGTACAGGAATAGCTGAAGAATTGGAGCGCGTAATTAAAGCGGAATATCCACAATACATCAGCAACCCTGATGTGGTCATTAAAATTAGTGGTTGTATGAATGCCTGTGGACAACACAATATGGCAAATATTGGTTTCCAAGGAATGTCTATTCGTACCAAGGATAAATTAGTTGCACCAGCCTTACAGGTTTTATTGGGCGGAGGTAACTTCGGAGATGGAAAAGGAAGATTTGCAGATAAAGTGGTGAAAATTCCAAGTAAAAGAGGACCTCAAGCCTTAAGATTGATTTTAGACGATTTTAATGCAAACGGTAATGGAACTTCTTTTGCAGATTATTATGCAGAAAAAGGAGAGCATTACTTCTATGATTTTCTAAAGCCACTTTCAAATATAGAGAACCTTACCCAAGATGATTTCATTGATTGGGGGAATGCTGAAAAATATAAGAAAGAGATTGGCATTGGGGAATGCGCAGGAGTGATAGTCGATTTGGTAGCAACATTATTCTTTGAAAGCGAGGAGAAGATTCAAAATGCTGCAGATGCGTTAGCACAAGAAAAATGGGCCGCAAGCATTTACTATTCATATCAATCCATTGTAAACTCAGCCAAAGCGCTTTTAACTTCAGAAAAAGTAAAGACGAACAATCATGCCAGTATCATCAAGGATTTTGACAGATTGTATGTGGAGACCGGCAAGATAGATTTAGCCGTAAGTTTTGAAGATTTAGCACTTCAGTTGAACAAAAATAGACCATCTCAAGCGTTTGCTGAAAGCTTCCTTGAGGATGCAAAAGCAGTATTGGAGCAGTTGGAAGCATATAGAAAATTAGAATTGGCGCATGTATAG
- a CDS encoding sulfate adenylyltransferase subunit 1 has product MEVLKIATAGSVDDGKSTLIGRLLYDTKSLTDDKLEAIEKTSKQKGYDYLDFSLATDGLVAEREQGITIDVAHIYFSTASKSYIIADTPGHVEYTRNMVTGASTSQAAIILIDARKGVIEQTNRHFFINNLLRVKEVIVAVNKMDLVDFSQEKYNAIKADFEQLMGKRDYADQKITFIPVSALKGDNVVSKSQNTPWYHGETILEHLEGLDLAAVSNVGTPRFPVQYVVRPKTEEFHDFRGFAGKVYGGELSVGDDVVVLPSMTRSKIKNIYFHDQEYQTAPRRSSVTITLEDEVNVSRGDMLVKTGDLPTIDKELTATISWMDSDNLRTGGKYVVQHGVNKVLAKVDAIEHKIHPDYSGIEENVSTLQMNDIAKVRLKLNRPIFYDRFKDHRTNGSFIILDSRTNNTAGVGFIN; this is encoded by the coding sequence ATGGAAGTTTTAAAAATAGCAACAGCAGGTAGTGTGGACGATGGTAAAAGTACCTTGATAGGAAGACTGCTTTATGATACCAAATCGTTGACAGATGATAAATTAGAGGCCATTGAAAAGACAAGTAAGCAAAAAGGATACGATTATCTTGATTTTTCCTTAGCTACAGATGGTTTGGTGGCAGAAAGAGAGCAAGGGATTACTATTGATGTAGCTCATATTTACTTTTCAACAGCATCAAAAAGTTACATTATTGCGGATACTCCCGGTCATGTGGAATATACCAGAAACATGGTAACAGGTGCCTCTACTTCCCAAGCGGCCATCATTTTAATAGATGCCAGAAAAGGGGTAATAGAGCAGACTAATAGACACTTTTTCATCAATAATCTTCTTCGGGTTAAAGAAGTGATTGTTGCTGTAAACAAAATGGATTTGGTAGACTTTTCACAAGAAAAATATAATGCTATCAAAGCTGATTTTGAGCAATTAATGGGTAAACGCGATTACGCAGACCAAAAAATCACATTTATTCCTGTTAGTGCTCTAAAAGGAGATAACGTAGTAAGTAAATCTCAGAATACACCTTGGTACCATGGTGAAACCATATTAGAGCATTTAGAAGGTTTGGATTTGGCCGCGGTATCAAATGTGGGCACTCCACGTTTTCCGGTGCAATATGTAGTTAGACCAAAAACAGAAGAGTTCCATGATTTTCGTGGATTCGCTGGAAAAGTATATGGTGGAGAGTTGAGTGTAGGGGATGATGTGGTGGTGTTACCATCTATGACCCGCAGTAAGATCAAGAACATATACTTTCATGATCAAGAATACCAAACAGCGCCAAGACGCTCATCGGTTACCATTACTTTGGAAGATGAGGTGAATGTTAGCAGAGGTGACATGTTGGTTAAAACTGGGGATTTGCCTACCATAGATAAGGAGCTAACAGCAACGATATCTTGGATGGACTCGGATAATTTGAGAACTGGAGGAAAATATGTAGTTCAGCATGGAGTAAACAAAGTATTGGCAAAAGTGGATGCCATTGAGCACAAGATACATCCAGATTACTCTGGTATTGAAGAAAATGTATCGACTTTGCAAATGAACGATATTGCCAAAGTCCGTTTAAAATTGAATAGACCAATTTTCTATGATCGTTTCAAGGATCATCGTACCAATGGTTCCTTTATCATTTTAGATAGCAGAACAAATAACACCGCCGGAGTAGGGTTTATAAACTAA
- the cobA gene encoding uroporphyrinogen-III C-methyltransferase, with protein sequence MYRGKLTVVGAGPGDVDLITLKGVKALQAADVVLYDALVDPQLLDYAPNAEQIFVGKRKGCYAYQQDQINELIVSRAHLNKHVVRLKGGDPFVFGRGAEEMEYAAKQGVEVAVVPGISSSVSVPAFQNIPVTKRGATESFWVITGTTKEHKLSKDVALAAKSNATVVILMGMSKLTEIMELFKNEGKSNVPVAIIQNGTTDKEKIGIGTVASIEYKAREQQLSNPAIIIIGEVVSHRQRILEVQREYNQKEIVLLEKE encoded by the coding sequence ATGTATAGAGGAAAACTTACAGTAGTAGGAGCAGGTCCTGGAGATGTCGATTTAATTACCCTTAAGGGTGTGAAGGCATTGCAGGCTGCAGATGTAGTTTTATATGATGCCTTGGTAGATCCTCAGCTGTTGGATTATGCACCAAATGCAGAGCAAATCTTTGTAGGTAAACGAAAAGGCTGTTATGCCTATCAGCAAGATCAGATTAATGAACTTATAGTTAGTCGTGCTCATTTGAATAAGCATGTTGTGCGATTAAAAGGAGGAGATCCTTTTGTTTTTGGTCGAGGAGCTGAAGAAATGGAATATGCAGCTAAACAAGGTGTTGAAGTAGCTGTAGTTCCAGGAATTTCTTCCTCGGTATCCGTACCAGCATTTCAAAATATTCCTGTAACCAAAAGAGGAGCTACAGAGAGTTTTTGGGTAATCACAGGGACTACGAAGGAGCATAAACTATCCAAAGATGTTGCCTTGGCAGCAAAATCAAATGCCACGGTGGTGATTTTGATGGGAATGTCAAAGCTGACAGAAATAATGGAGCTCTTTAAGAATGAAGGGAAATCGAACGTTCCAGTTGCTATTATTCAAAATGGCACTACGGATAAAGAGAAAATAGGTATTGGTACTGTTGCTTCTATTGAGTACAAGGCAAGGGAGCAGCAGTTATCCAATCCTGCCATTATTATTATTGGCGAGGTGGTCAGTCATCGACAAAGAATACTGGAAGTCCAAAGAGAATACAATCAGAAAGAAATAGTGTTATTAGAAAAAGAATAA
- a CDS encoding PLP-dependent aspartate aminotransferase family protein, with product MKKERKFETEAIRTQLERTQFLEHSTPMYLTSSFVFEDAEDMRASFAEEKEHNIYSRYSNPNSSEFIDKVCKMEGAENGFAFASGMAAVFSTFAALLQSGDHIVSAKSIFGSTHTLFTQFFPKWNIGTSYFDINNLGAVEELITPNTKIIYAESPTNPGVDVLDLEVLGNIAKKHNLIFIIDNCFASPYLQQPIKFGADLVIHSGTKLMDGQGRVLAGITVGNSELIDKIYRFSRITGPSLSPFNAWVLSKSLETLALRVDRHCSNALQLATYLEGHKKIDWVKYPFLKSHPKYEVAKKQMKAGGCVVAFEVKGGIEEGKKFFDAIKLLSLSANLGDSRSIVTHPASTTHSKLTKEERESVGISDGMVRISVGLEHIDDIIADIEQALD from the coding sequence ATGAAGAAGGAGAGAAAATTTGAAACAGAGGCGATAAGAACACAGCTGGAGCGTACCCAATTTTTGGAGCATTCCACTCCAATGTACTTAACATCCAGTTTTGTGTTTGAGGATGCAGAGGATATGAGAGCTTCGTTTGCGGAGGAAAAAGAACATAATATCTATTCAAGATATTCCAATCCAAACTCTTCAGAGTTTATAGATAAGGTGTGTAAAATGGAAGGTGCGGAAAATGGTTTTGCTTTTGCTTCTGGGATGGCAGCGGTATTTTCCACATTTGCCGCTTTATTGCAGAGTGGAGATCATATTGTCTCTGCCAAAAGTATTTTTGGTTCAACACATACACTTTTCACTCAGTTTTTCCCCAAATGGAATATCGGCACAAGCTATTTTGATATCAACAATTTAGGGGCTGTTGAGGAACTAATTACTCCCAACACAAAAATTATATATGCTGAATCCCCTACAAATCCAGGTGTGGATGTCTTGGATTTGGAAGTTTTAGGAAACATTGCCAAAAAACATAACCTCATATTTATTATTGATAATTGTTTTGCATCACCCTATTTACAGCAACCCATAAAATTTGGAGCAGATTTGGTAATTCATTCTGGGACAAAGTTAATGGATGGTCAAGGAAGGGTTTTGGCCGGAATTACGGTTGGGAACAGTGAACTCATAGACAAGATTTATCGTTTTTCCCGTATTACTGGACCGTCACTCTCCCCATTTAATGCTTGGGTGTTATCCAAAAGTTTAGAAACTTTGGCACTTCGGGTTGATAGACATTGCTCCAATGCATTGCAATTAGCAACATACTTAGAAGGTCATAAAAAAATAGATTGGGTAAAATATCCATTTTTAAAATCCCACCCCAAATATGAAGTAGCTAAAAAACAGATGAAAGCTGGAGGTTGTGTGGTGGCTTTTGAAGTAAAAGGAGGCATAGAAGAGGGAAAAAAGTTCTTCGATGCAATTAAGTTATTGTCCCTTTCTGCCAATTTAGGGGATTCAAGAAGTATTGTGACGCACCCAGCATCAACCACCCACAGTAAATTGACTAAAGAAGAGCGGGAGTCAGTTGGAATTTCTGATGGTATGGTGCGGATTTCCGTTGGTTTGGAACATATTGATGATATTATTGCAGATATTGAGCAAGCACTGGACTAG
- the cysD gene encoding sulfate adenylyltransferase subunit CysD has product MLNRPNANALEHEAIYIIREVAAQFEKPVLLFSGGKDSITLVRLAQKAFWPAKIPFPLMHIDTGHNFPETIEFRDKLVEELGVELIVRNVQDSIDQGKVIEETGKYASRNMLQTTTLLDAIEEFKFDACIGGARRDEEKARAKERIFSVRDDFGQWDEKNQRPELFDMLNGEIEIGQNVRVFPISNWTELDVWSYIQKENIEIPSIYFAHPRNIFLRDGLIWSAEDDVVFRADDEKVEERMVRFRTVGDMSCTAAVESYADTIEKVVSEIRESKISERGARIDDKRSEAAMEKRKQQGYF; this is encoded by the coding sequence TTGTTGAATAGACCAAATGCCAACGCATTGGAGCACGAAGCCATTTATATTATCCGCGAGGTAGCGGCGCAGTTTGAAAAACCAGTATTGCTGTTTTCAGGAGGAAAAGACTCTATAACCTTGGTACGTTTGGCACAAAAGGCATTTTGGCCAGCAAAAATTCCTTTTCCATTAATGCATATCGATACCGGGCATAACTTCCCAGAAACCATAGAGTTTAGAGATAAGTTGGTTGAGGAATTAGGAGTAGAATTGATTGTGCGAAATGTACAAGATTCAATAGATCAAGGCAAAGTAATTGAGGAAACGGGGAAGTATGCCAGTAGAAACATGTTACAAACGACCACTTTACTGGACGCCATTGAAGAATTCAAATTTGATGCCTGTATTGGTGGAGCAAGAAGAGACGAGGAAAAAGCAAGAGCAAAGGAGCGCATTTTTTCTGTTCGTGACGATTTTGGTCAGTGGGATGAAAAGAACCAACGCCCAGAGTTGTTCGATATGTTGAATGGCGAGATTGAAATAGGTCAGAACGTAAGAGTATTTCCTATCAGTAATTGGACGGAATTAGATGTGTGGAGTTATATCCAAAAAGAGAACATTGAAATACCATCCATCTATTTTGCACATCCAAGGAATATCTTTTTAAGAGATGGACTAATCTGGTCTGCGGAGGATGATGTGGTGTTTAGAGCAGACGACGAAAAGGTAGAGGAACGCATGGTAAGGTTCAGGACGGTGGGAGATATGTCTTGTACAGCAGCGGTAGAATCCTATGCAGACACCATTGAAAAGGTAGTTTCAGAAATTCGAGAATCTAAGATTTCCGAACGTGGCGCAAGAATTGACGACAAGCGTTCAGAAGCAGCAATGGAAAAACGTAAACAACAAGGATATTTCTAA
- a CDS encoding DUF2061 domain-containing protein, translating to MIADQLVINSRGNKNTFSKDKTSEKPKRSVAKSVSWRIIGTLDTILISWVVTGTLSLAFSIGMVELVTKMVLYFFHERIWNSINWGK from the coding sequence ATGATAGCAGATCAGTTAGTAATCAATAGTAGGGGAAATAAAAATACTTTTTCAAAGGACAAAACTTCTGAAAAACCCAAACGCAGTGTTGCAAAATCAGTTAGTTGGAGAATAATTGGGACCTTGGATACTATTCTTATTTCTTGGGTGGTAACCGGAACCTTATCATTGGCATTCTCAATTGGAATGGTTGAACTGGTTACAAAAATGGTGCTGTATTTTTTTCACGAAAGAATTTGGAACAGTATTAACTGGGGTAAATAA
- a CDS encoding phosphoadenosine phosphosulfate reductase family protein — protein MAFLKEEIESLNRQFRGIAPQEIISWALNNSKRPVVTTNFRPYEVAILHAVTDVSIEIPILWCDTGYNTPNTYKHAEELISRLGLNIKLYVPKQTSAHRDSIMGIPQIDDPLHSVFTEQVKLEPFRRAMEEHKPDVWFTNLRKGQTAHRDSLDVLSLSNDGVLKVSPFYYWNDTQLDAYLEEHQLPNEHKYFDPTKVLENRECGLHT, from the coding sequence ATGGCATTCTTAAAAGAAGAAATAGAAAGTTTAAACCGTCAATTTAGAGGGATAGCTCCACAGGAGATTATTTCTTGGGCTTTAAACAATAGCAAGCGACCGGTGGTCACCACCAATTTTAGACCATACGAGGTTGCCATTCTTCATGCGGTCACCGACGTCTCTATAGAGATTCCCATTCTTTGGTGTGATACTGGGTACAATACCCCCAACACGTACAAACATGCCGAGGAGCTGATTTCCCGTTTAGGGTTGAATATCAAATTATATGTTCCAAAACAGACATCGGCACATCGCGATTCCATAATGGGAATTCCACAAATTGATGACCCTTTACATAGTGTGTTTACAGAACAAGTAAAACTGGAACCGTTTAGAAGAGCAATGGAGGAGCATAAGCCAGATGTATGGTTTACCAACCTCAGAAAAGGACAAACAGCACATAGAGATTCATTGGATGTGTTAAGTTTAAGTAATGATGGGGTGCTCAAAGTAAGTCCCTTTTATTATTGGAACGACACGCAATTGGATGCCTATTTGGAAGAGCATCAATTACCAAACGAACATAAATATTTTGATCCAACCAAGGTTTTGGAAAACCGTGAATGTGGATTACACACCTAA